ACAGCCTCAAATCCCCGAGTCTCGGGTTCTTGGGGGTTTGGCTCGGCCGGTCTATCTTCGCGTACCAGTAGGTATAAGCCGGAGTCAAGTAGGAGCTTGGGACCCAAAGAACAGTCCAGGCGATACTCTGATGAAGTCGGTTGGAATATGGTACTTTGAGAAAATGATGTGTCAGCTACAGTTGCGATCAAACTCATTTTAAGCTCCAAGCTACTGTTTTGAATTGACGAGCTCTAGGTCTGTGCCTGCGGCGCGACAAAGCATGTAGTCTCTTTCAGTATTATGAAACTGATTTGGTAGGGACTCGGGTCTCGGTGATTTCCAACAAAGGAAACTCGAACCAAAATCTATGAAAGACAAGATATTTGCCGATGTGTAACAAATCCTTGATTGGGCCCTGGATATTAAAAACTTGAATTGTAAACTACAGTACTCCATAGATCCTGTAGGTTCATAGtcgaccaaaaaaaaggtctcaAAATCGAAGCCCATCAAAGATGAAGCGTCAATCAAAGATTAGTGAGCAGAAAGTCCCGTAGCATGGTTTGGCACCTTGGACGCCTTCAGTGACATTCATATCGGTCGCGAACTACATCATTGATTGGCAACTACATGGTATAAGGCTGGGGAAACCTCAGACACCTGTTTCAAGGGATACCCATTTGGATTCAAGTCGCGGCCTCTGCACCCTTTGAGATAGCGGAGCAACTTGTTTCATACACAGACACTACCCTGTCCGTCTGCACAGTAAAGGGGTCATCTCGCTAAATTTTCGTCTCGGCGAAGAAGCAAATGTCGACAAATGTTCAGGCTGTGCACATGGCAGAGCACCACCCCCTGCAAAGGCGTTACGATGACAACGAAATCCATGAGATGTGGAGTTTTCATCCTTGCATCGGCGTGGCCGTTGAAGAAAGTGAGCATAAAATAAGTGAGCCCTAGTGTTTCAGACTGAAAAGGCTAAGCTGGATACGAGGTGGACCATCAAGGGATGATCCGATAGTCGATCGATGCCGCTTCTGGCGATCGCAGTAATATGGCCATGAACTGGCTTCTTGGCAGAAACGGACGGGAGTCTGTTCTGGTCCCTGAATTTCGGTGTGTGATATGTCTAACTTGATAGATTTGAAGATTGACTACAGCAAATTACAGCTCCCATTTTCCAAGTTCAGCCAAGTTTAATCACCTTGCTCCGGATGAACCTTACACGATTGGCTGTGCAATTCGTCTTTTTTCCAAAAGGCACGAGCCATGAAGCGACGATTCTCAATATCCCAAATCAGATCTAGAGTGATTGAGCAAGGCTGTGTGACTCGCGGGCCATCCGCCCTTTGGGATCCCCATTCGATGACTGGAGTGGACGCTCCGGCAATCTTGTGGCCCAGGCAGCTCACGAGTCATCAAAGAAGAGACGACAGGATGTGAGGATCGACGGCTATCGCCGAAAAAGGTTTACGTTGGTGGGATTTCCGCGCTCGGACCCAGCGAAGCCTTGCATACCTGAGCAAACTACTAAGCCCCATCGCCTCGTCAGATCTTACTGCATGGGGAGACTGGAATGAATTGGCTCtacccctcctccccccttaGGCTTGAACGCGTGGTCAAGCAAGCTTAAAATTTCTGAAACGAAACTGGTCATGGATAGCAGCCAGCACAGGCCTCACGCCAAATCGAGCGAAGGTTGTTCCCGTGCGCGTCTGTACATGTCCGTGAGACGGGATGACGAACTGGTGGAACGAACTGGTAGAAAGTGAGCATCATATTGATGAAATGCCATTGGGAGAGCAGAGCACGAGGTTCTCAGGTCAGAATGTTGAAGCCCCTTTTCGTCTGCATAGGTAGGATAGCACTTCAATCTCCCAAGGGAGATGACATCGGTCCGGTGACCCCGGTGCCTGTTTTTAAATTTATTGAACATCAGGTCAAATAAATTGTATGAGTACGAGGCAGCTCATCCTGGGAGGAATAGTCCCAGTAGAGCATTTCGACGCTTCAGCCTGGAAAGTGGTAGCCCTAGACCTCACACTGCGTCTGATAtaagacgaaaaaaaagtaagTGTTCTTCGTACTGTGcccagaaaagaaaagtggtATTCGGAATTTACTGAAAAGGAAGGTCCAGAAGAAGCCCTGCATGAAGTAGAAGCCATCCACGTGCCTGTGCAATTTATTCGCCAAAATATGCGCACATATGCGAGATCTCATTTTCAAACTCTTCGAGTGTCCCTTTTTCCCGAAGATCTCCGAGCCTGATTCTGGTGGCGTGTATTATCCAGGCCTTGACCAGTGAGGCTGGTAGAATATTTGATATTTGAGTAGAGGCGATTGCAAGAGAGAATCTTCTCTTGTACTAGACCCTGATCAAGAAAGTCACTCCAGGCTTGACTCGGGTGGAATGCTAGTTCAACTACATGTACGTAACTATCGAGAAACGTTTTTAGACCGAAGGCATCATTGTGGAATCTAGACATTACCAGAGCGTCTTTCACAAGAAACACAAAACCATCCCATCGGTGCACAAGTTGTCTTCACTCTTCCGTGTTATCCGAAAGGAGTGTAGAGAGACGGCAGGTGGAAGTGCTCAAATGACGAAAATTGATCGACAGAAGCCGCTGAGAGCCCCTTGAATCAATCTGGACCTCGAGCTCGAGTCGTCGAGCCCATGTGATCATTCACGTTGGGCCTCCGACATTCTTTGGACTTATTTCCAATTTATGATTCTACATTCTTTATTAATTTCCCTAGAAGGTTTGTTTCATCTTGCCAGCGCTCTCTTCATTGTCTATAGCAACCACGCGAGAAAGTGAACCCTAAATTGTGGCCATGCAAGCTCCCGCCCTAGCATGAACCACCACCAAAGATGGATTAAGCTTGTTGCTAAAAATGAGTCCGGCTCCAGTTCATCGCGTTGGCAGTTCGCCGCCCTTGAAAGCTGAAACATCTTGGTCTAAGCCCATTTCCGTCTAGACCTCTTGACATCACCCATCCTTATTGGATTTGTATGACCCTACCTTGTGCTGGCTTCAGATGATCAAACGGTAGCAATGTCCGAGCTGCAGGTCGCTCTCTCACTGGTACCAATCGCAACTCCCTTTGCTCATGCCTTGCGGCCCCATTTCCTCTTACGGTCATAATCGGACCCTGAACATGTGTTCGGCCATGTGCGCAGCGCGGTCTTTGGCATTCGAGGCATGGCTGGTTCTCTCGCCTTTTCCTGCCTCAAGGTGGATCGATTATGCTTTTCATCCCCGCCACTCATGGGAGTTGTGAAACAAGCGTGCAAGGTCTCCGCTTTTCATCTTGGGGCTTTGCAGCCGCACGATAAACTGAATTCTTTACCAATCAGCTCCTCTCGCTTTGTTCGGCTGCTCTTTCAGGATTATGCTGGTGTTTGTGTAATGAGATGAAACACCCAAGTATTCCCGCTCGAGAATTCGAGCCCCACTTTATGTGGTTCATGCGGACTATACTCGCCGTCATAGACTCTCAATTAGGAAGCTCAGTCATACACAACCGACGGCGCGGCCTACCCTGATGAAGGGAAGCATATGCGAGCCGCAGATCCTCGGCCTCATTCTTCTGTTCGCTTAGAGCTCTACACTGGACCATGTGGACCGGAAATGCAAGGTCCTCTGGTGAAGCTCCGCGTGTCCGTCAACGCTCCCACTGTCCATGTGGAACATAGCCCTCTGGCGGCTGATTGCAAACGGGCTTATATAGACTTGCGATTCGGGCCACATGTCTTCGATATCTTCTATCCATATCTCTTCAACCATCTCTCAATTACATCATATCAagctcttgaagaaaaaCAGCTCGCAGCTACCTATCTGCCTCCCTCCCTACCTGCACTTCCCTCAAGCACAACGACTCAATCAAACATCCTGGCGACGTTGATCTGCCCTTGTTTcgtctccatcttcaaaagaCCAGTGTCGAATCAAGAAACCTTGTCTCGTGCATCACCCACCGAAAACGAGCTTACTCATCCATCCATAATGGGCggctcatcatcatcatcttcttctaGGTACGATCTCTGTGTAATCTATCTTATGGATCTGTTTTGCAATCCAGACTGACGTGAGCAACCATCTAGCCCCTGCAACGGCACCGTATGCAATCCCCAGTCGCTCAACTCAAACAACCTGAGCCAAGTCCCAAAGGCCAGCCAAAATGGCGTCAACCGGTTCGCCCGTGCATCTGCTGCCGACAGCCCCTACTACGCGGGTGCGCGCTTGTCTGAGCGATCAAAACATCTCAACGGCCTGTCCAGCCAAGTCGATGCGTTGGACGACATCCTGAAAGCTCAGAAATGATGGTATCGAAATCTGTTCTTGGTGAGGGCTGGTTCCCGGAACCATGGAAATCTATTGACTGGGTCTCTTGGGCAATTGTGCATTTGTGCAAATGTATTATATTAGCGATTCATGACAATATACCTCTATTTCCAAAACAATGATGCGGCTCCGCGAATGGGGAAACACATATCGACGCATCAAAGTGACAAAAACGCTATACTAAGAATCAATGAACGAATGGATAGCCCCGTATCAGAAAGGTCGATCGCGGCCACCTCACAGTACCTTCTCAATGTACGCCGCAACTTCTTCGTACTTGGTACTTGGGAACTCGTGGCCGGCATCGTAAAACTTGAAGACCACATTTCCACCAAGAACAGCAGCTGCATCGGAAACAAGCTCAtccttgatgatgattgtATCCGTGTTCCCGCAGAGAATGTGAACCTTGTGGCTCGGTAGccccttttcccttccatCTCCTGCACCATTGCTGTTCTGTGCACTGAGATATTCGCCCAGGCGAGCCCAGTGAACTTTCTGGCGCGATCCCAGGATGGGCCCATGGCGCATACTGGACATGAATGAATGGACAAACCCAGCGTGGTGGTGGACCTGCCACGCCACAGCCGATGGGACGGTGACATGCGGATACTCCCGAGATAGAACCTGATCTGCGGCCGCATCGTCTGAAGGCATCTCCTCCGTAAGAGCGTCTTGGGCATTGAGTTTTCCCTGTTTGTCTTTCTTGGGTGCGATAAGACGGCCCGACTTCAGTCGGCGACTCACCAAGAAAGACAGCAATCCCTCTGGCATGAGACCGCCAGAGTAGAGAAGGCGGCCCTGGAAGCTGATCTGAGAATCGCGGACTAGGCCAGCAGGGGCGAGAAGCACAAGAGATGACAGGAGCTGTGGGAAGAAGGATGCAAAAGCCGCAGCGATACCACCACCCAGGGAGTAACCGACCAGACTGAACTTGCCCGAGCTGGTCCCTGTCCAGGAGATTGGTGATGTGGTCAAAGCAAGCATGACCTGCGTTGCAAAGAGTCTTTCATCTTGGGGCATGTCTGAAGGACAATCAGAGTACCCTCTCCCAAAGCTATAAAGAGCAAGACTAGATCAGCACCAGACTAGAATCGCCCCGAGGGAATCTCTTTTCTAGAAAGTATTTTCGCTGTGTTACTCACAGATCAAAGAGCATCACACGACACCCACGGTCGACAAGCGCATGAGCCACCCCGCCGAGTGCAATACACGGCGTCGTGATACCGTGTACAAGCAAGACCTTTGGGCCATCCTCCCGGCCCCATTCATACACTCGGATTGAACCATAGGGGGATGCAACATCGCGAGCGCCAGGCAACACATCGTCCGGGAGCGGCAACTGgcgcttctcctcctccgaaAGATGAGACAACACTCTCGTGCGAGGCGAAGCGAGAATAGCCCCCTTGTGCTTATCTCCCTTCAACAGGGAGCGAAGAAGGAGCCCAAGGGTGAAAGAGGCACCCGTCACCGCCAAGAGGGGAAGCTGTGTTCGCTGGTTGGCCCAAGATTCAGAGAAAAAATCCACGGTTTGGTGGTACAGCGCCATGGTTGAGAGCGACCGTGACTCTTTCCAGAATTTTGTTGTATAAAAACGGAATTCAAAAAGTGTGGCCGATCGAGCGCTCGAGATCTAAGAATGAGATGCTGAATAACACAAAAAAAATGCAGTGGGGAACGAAAGTCAGGGAATTGGGACAGCTGGGGCTGGAGATGGCGCAAGGACCGAGGCAGCCATGTGGCCGATAAGGAAGATAAGCCAGATAAGCATGGCGTTCGATAAGAGCCAGCGCACGTCATCGGGTAGTCTGATCGCCATGGAATTCACAGTGGTGAGCTGGTAGGTTTGCAACGATTGGTCTAGGGTTTGGGGATGGGTGCTAAAGATGCTTCTAGAAGACCAGCTTAATTGATGGGCTTAATGCAATGACAGACTGACGCGTCTCAGACTCCAATGAGATGCCCCAGCTTGACCCAACTAGACTTTCGCAGTCACCAGCAGGTCCCACGGAATGGCTGTTGATCAAGTCTGGTAACTATCCCGTGGCATATGAGAGGCTGTACTCTGTCGCACTGTAACACAGTCCTTTCCCGGCATCTTTTTGCGACGAAGCTTTTACCAGCTCCCCCGAGTAGGGTGGCTCATTGAGGACGCAATATTCATCAAGGCTTTGCTCGACTATGAGACTAGATCTGGACAGCGGATGTGACCGTAAAGATCCATAAAAATGATGGATCAAGCCGATATTGATTTCTCGTGGTACTCGGCCAAGATAACCATATGGGAAGGCGTCTTCGCTTTGATCGCAAACACCTTCTTCGAAAAGCGCCTGATGCTCCTGCCCATTGTAGGGAACACGAGCAATTCCGGACCTAAAAGCAGGGTGTTGTGGAAACACAATGCCAAAGGTCTAACATGAGGCTGGTGCTCGCTTATGGATTAACCGGCACGGGCTGATGCCCGTGCCGGCCGGATCTTGCATAATATGTCACGAAATGATTGTTGAAATAATGCCTCGGATTCACGGGCGTGCGATTATGTACGGTCTCTTGGCAGGCACTCGGCCGTTGAGCAGCTTGCTGGCCAAGACCACAACTGTCGTGGTGATAGAGGGAAATTTGACCCGCGACAGGCTTTCATGATCTGAACCAAGGTCTTGGACATTCACATCAAAGAAAAGGCTACTAGATAGTGCAGCGATTCCACTTGGACTTTTCCAGAACAGCGCTGATCCTTTCCAAATTGGCCATGGAGGATGCCGCGGTGGGAGAGTGCCTGATCACCAGGTGGATACAACAAAAGCTCATCCTGAGGTGGTGACAGTAAAGATGAAGTTGATCATTACCGCCTTGTAGTAATTCTTCCTTGTATATGCAAGTGACAGAAGGCGTTATAATCACAGGGTGTCTCCCCGCAATTGCGATCGACAGTcgccaagatgaagaggcCTGTACGTCCCCTCTTCGACTTCCGACCCCATCACTTTTGACCGTGGCCGATTGAGTTTAACGGCATCTTGAAGAGCACTCACCTAGTGATAATTGACTAAGATGGTCTTCTGATCTGTGTGATGAATCTTTCTACAAAATTTCCGTTGCGGGAAAAGGCTCACCATTAGACAGGGCAGTGTACAATGTTCGTCCTGCTTTGCTTTCCCCCTCATCAGAAACTAGGAGGCAAATGAATCCAGGACATCGCCGCTCATGTAAGATAAGCGATCGATGTAATTGTTTCATTAACTTCTTCATTTCACCCAGCGGCTATAGTCCAGTCGGAACGGTAGGGTGATTCATGTTGTTTCAGTGGGATGTGTGAGGAAGGGATTCGGTTTCGAGTAGAAATAATGGAGCAGACACCATGACAAGATTCGGCCAAGATCGCCAGGGAAAATCACGGGGTATAGTCAGCGCTAAGCTCTCATTGAAGGATATTTTGCGCTTTCATGCCGTCAGACCTGGGGAAATTTCCGGATATGTGGGATACAGCGCCGATCTGAAACGCTCTATGCCCAAAACAGCATGCAGAATGCCCCGGACAATTCGACGCCACGGAGCGCGGTGTAGGTCCCTGCAGAGTGGGATGCTGTTCATGTATTGATGCGGGCGCTTTCCAGAAGCAAAACGCCCAACGCTTTACCGACCGTATGTGGCACGATCATGGCGCCAGGTGGCGGCGCCAGCGGATTTAACCTATAGCTCTAATGAGCTCTGCAGCTGTCGTAGGGTCTTTCACCATCTACATCGTACTAGATCTCTTGATATTTGAGTCTCCGCGAGAAGTCTGGCAAGTGAAATAGTATAGAtttgcattttcttttcagcGCAGATCTCCGATGGTGATGCCATTTCAAGCTCGGAGATGGGCCCGTCTAGCGAGGACCAAAATCGCTAGTCACTAGACGATAGCTCATGACTCCAGCAACGAATCTTGCACGTCGTTGGTCGAGATCAACTTTCTTGGACGATCTTTCCTCGCTTGGCAGTGAAACTCGATCCACCTTCATTTTGATGCAGAACGTGGGCCATGATTCTCCTTGCAATGCCCCTGGTCGGAGACCGGTCTCTTGTCTTGGCTGAGTTGAACACTCCATCTAGTTTCTGAACAATATGGCTCGCAGGAGCCACGACAGTCTGTGTCAATCTTGGCAAAACTCGATGAGAGATCTATATAAAGACCTCGGTGCTGCTCCCTCATCTCAAGAATCATCAACTGCAGGCCAGTGAGACAATCCTACTACGCTTCCCTCCCTCATATACAAACTTTCATACGTCAGGTCCATTCCTTTCATTGATCTCCATTATGTATCAACGCGCACTTCTTTTCTCCGCCTTGATGGCGGGCGTGAGTGCTCAGCAGGTTGGAACTCAGAAGCCTGAAACCCACCCACCACTCGCCTGGAAGGAGTGTACCTCGTCTGGCTGCACCAGCAAAGATGGTTCCGTGGTCATTGATGCCAACTGGCGCTGGGTTCACTCGGTCGATGGTTACAAGAACTGCTACACTGGTAACGAAGTGAGTATCGAGAACTCTTATGGCTTAGACTGGAAACCACATGCTAATCAAtgtcaatttctttttcgccaACAGTGGGACAGCACCCTGTGCCCTGACGATGCTACCTGCGCGACCAACTGCGCTGTGGACGGTGCGGACTATGCCGGCACCTACGGAGCTACCACCGAGGGAGACTCCCTGTCCATCAACTTCGTTACCGGATCAAACATCGGCTCGCGCTTCTACCtcatggaggatgagaacAAATACCAGATGTTCAAGCTCCTGAACAAGGAATTCACCTTCGACGTTGATGTTTCCACTCTTCCCTGTGGCCTCAATGGTGCCTTGTACTTTGTCTCCATGGATGCCGACGGTGGCATGTCCAAGTATGAGACCAACAAGGCGGGTGCCAAGTATGGTACAGGTTACTGTGACTCTCAGTGCCCGCGTGACCTGAAGTTCATCAACGGAAAGGTTCGTTACTCTTGATTGACTCGCGGAGCAAAAATTCAGGTGCTAAGGTTCAAAACTTTTTAGGGTAACGTTGAAGGCTGGAAGCCATCTGCGAACGACAAGAATGCCGGTGTTGGACCACACGGTTCTTGCTGTGCTGAAATGGATATCTGGGAGGCTAACAGCATCTCCACTGCCTTGACTCCCCATCCCTGCGATACTAACGGCCAGACCATTTGCGAAGGTGACAGCTGCGGTGGAACCTACTCTACCACCAGATACGCCGGTACCTGCGATCCCGATGGCTGCGACTTCAACCCCTTCCGCATGGGTAACGAATCCTTCTACGGCCCCGGAAAGATGGTGGACACCAAGTCGAAGATGACTGTCGTGACCCAGTTCATCACCAGCGACGGAACCGACACTGGCAGCTTGAAGGAGATCAAGCGCGTCTATGTCCAGAATGGCAAGGTCATTGCCAACTCGGCCTCGGACGTGAGCGGCATTACTGGCAACTCGATCACCTCGGACTTTTGCACTGCTCAGAAGAAGACCtttggcgacgaggatgtcTTTAACAAGCATGGTGGTCTGTCTGGCATGGGTGATGCTCTGGGAGAAGGCATGGTTCTCGTGATGAGCCTGTGGGATGACCACAACTCTAACATGCTCTGGCTCGACGGCGAGAAGTACCCAACCgatgctgctgcttccaAGGCTGGCGTCAGCCGTGGCACCTGCAGCACTGACTCTGGCAAGCCCTCTACTGTTGAATCCGAGTCTGGTTCTGCCAAGGTCGTTTTCTCCAACATCAAGGTTGGCTCCATTGGGTCAACCTTTTCCGCATAAGGGTCAGGAGAACCTCATTGGGCTTGATAGCCTAGTCTTCAACATTTGATATGTTGAGAGtttgaaagagaaattgGAATGTTAGACTCATCTGAAGAGCTGTTGATCAGTCTTCATGTCCTTACGAGTCTCGCAAAGCGTGGACTAGGGTCTTGGTGGTCCCGACCAGTCTCGGAAGCTTCTGATTTTAGAGAAAGAAATAAATTTTCGGCTTTTGAATGGAAAATATTGCCGTGTCAGACACTTCGAAACAGATAGAAATACCATTGATTCATCCGTGTCCAGCATTAGCAGAATTGAAATGATTCGGATAGAGTCATACTTTTGGGGCACCTAATATTCTTTCGTAGATTTCGCCTGGTTCTGCCTGCGTTAGGTATGCGTTAGAACGAGGTTAAAGAGTCACGGGACTCGGAACTAGCCTCACACCAACACAATTAACACCACGCTGGATAGTGGGCGAAACCCAAAAATCAAACGTGCTGATGCTCCAAAGTAATGGATTTTTCATCACTATTCTTTTGTCCAGAGCATGAAAGCGGTGATATTATGCGCCGGGCGGTGGGCATCAGTACAAAGAATTGACCAAAAGCACCATCTCCAAGCGGAAGATTCTCGGCCCGGgctcccaaaaaaaaagaaggcaGCTTGTGAGGCTTTCAATCTCGACTCGTAGGGACGCGCTGGGGATCTCCAATTAACAATTGAGGGTCCAAATTCACTGTCAGTCCTTTGAGTCTCTGGGTCCAATTTTCCAGGACAAAATGTTCGAAACCGTCTGTTCGCTGCCGCTTTCATCGGACTTGTTCTCTCAGGCGATCCACCCAAATGAGCCAGTAGTGTCTGTTGGTCTGGCTTCAGGCCATGTCCAAACTTTCCGATTGCCGCACGATGAAGCCGATTCCGATGATGACGCCTCAATTTTATCTTCTCGCAATGGCAGGGGTCACATTGATACAATGTGGAGGACGAGACGCCACAAGGGCAGCTGTCGGTGCCTGGGATTCAGCGTCGACGGAGAAATGCTGTACTCCGCGGGCACTGACGGTCTCGTGAAAATGGCCAGGTCGGAGAGCGGGCAGGTGGAGAACAAGATTGCTATTCCTACGGAGAGAAATGGGTATGTTCACCATGTCCTGACTTTGACCTTTCATGACGAAGAGCCTTGCGACTAATGCATTCTCCCTACTGTTGCGCAGGTCAATCGATGCGCCTACCGTCATCCATGCTTTGTCCCCTCAGACTCTCCTTCTCGCGA
The nucleotide sequence above comes from Penicillium oxalicum strain HP7-1 chromosome II, whole genome shotgun sequence. Encoded proteins:
- a CDS encoding putative 1,4-beta-D-glucan cellobiohydrolase A — protein: MYQRALLFSALMAGVSAQQVGTQKPETHPPLAWKECTSSGCTSKDGSVVIDANWRWVHSVDGYKNCYTGNEWDSTLCPDDATCATNCAVDGADYAGTYGATTEGDSLSINFVTGSNIGSRFYLMEDENKYQMFKLLNKEFTFDVDVSTLPCGLNGALYFVSMDADGGMSKYETNKAGAKYGTGYCDSQCPRDLKFINGKGNVEGWKPSANDKNAGVGPHGSCCAEMDIWEANSISTALTPHPCDTNGQTICEGDSCGGTYSTTRYAGTCDPDGCDFNPFRMGNESFYGPGKMVDTKSKMTVVTQFITSDGTDTGSLKEIKRVYVQNGKVIANSASDVSGITGNSITSDFCTAQKKTFGDEDVFNKHGGLSGMGDALGEGMVLVMSLWDDHNSNMLWLDGEKYPTDAAASKAGVSRGTCSTDSGKPSTVESESGSAKVVFSNIKVGSIGSTFSA